The following coding sequences lie in one Panicum virgatum strain AP13 chromosome 6N, P.virgatum_v5, whole genome shotgun sequence genomic window:
- the LOC120678633 gene encoding uncharacterized protein LOC120678633 isoform X2, which translates to MAASEVVLEVLPQAPPREPAAALLPRLAVPKVLQYLYLASVWVASAGVAAGTVARRALGDESPVTYAFLKVSIGALVFLVLLVLVVTLRLLRTVAREVQIHSRKMFGALTWKVLLDPAAVVLLVSFLFFLLLGVGVLVLGGLLPVQESQRERIGFALFDTWVLGAMGMSCFVIIPSFALKIWRSK; encoded by the exons ATGGCTGCCTCTGAGGTGGTGCTCGAGGTTCTCCcccaggcgccgccgcgggagccggcggccgcgctgctCCCGCGCCTCGCCGTGCCCAAGGTTCTGCAGTACCTGTACCTCGCGAGCGTGTGGGTCGCCTCCGCGGGCGTGGCCGCCGGGACCGTCGCGCGCCGGGCCCTGGGCGACGAGTCCCCGGTGACCTACGCGTTCCTCAAGGTCTCGATCGGAGCCCTCGTCTTCCTCGTGCTGCTCGTCCTCGTCGTCACCCTGCGGCTC CTCCGCACCGTCGCCAGGGAGGTTCAGATCCATTCCCGGAAG ATGTTTGGAGCATTAACTTGGAAGGTGCTGCTGGACCCTGCTGCAGTTGTGTTGCTCGTgtctttccttttcttcctgcTGCTTGGAGTAGGCGTTCTGGTGCTTGGGGGGCTGTTACCTGTGCAGGAATCTCAAAGGGAAAGGATTGGTTTTGCACTCTTTGATACATGGGTATTGGGTGCCATGGGAATGTCTTGCTTTGTCATCATACCCAGTTTTGCACTAAAGATCTGGAGGAGCAAATAG
- the LOC120678633 gene encoding uncharacterized protein LOC120678633 isoform X1: MAASEVVLEVLPQAPPREPAAALLPRLAVPKVLQYLYLASVWVASAGVAAGTVARRALGDESPVTYAFLKVSIGALVFLVLLVLVVTLRLLRAMCAAGFGLSLRTVAREVQIHSRKMFGALTWKVLLDPAAVVLLVSFLFFLLLGVGVLVLGGLLPVQESQRERIGFALFDTWVLGAMGMSCFVIIPSFALKIWRSK; this comes from the exons ATGGCTGCCTCTGAGGTGGTGCTCGAGGTTCTCCcccaggcgccgccgcgggagccggcggccgcgctgctCCCGCGCCTCGCCGTGCCCAAGGTTCTGCAGTACCTGTACCTCGCGAGCGTGTGGGTCGCCTCCGCGGGCGTGGCCGCCGGGACCGTCGCGCGCCGGGCCCTGGGCGACGAGTCCCCGGTGACCTACGCGTTCCTCAAGGTCTCGATCGGAGCCCTCGTCTTCCTCGTGCTGCTCGTCCTCGTCGTCACCCTGCGGCTCCTGCGCGCCATGTGCGCGGCGGGGTTTGGGCTGTCGCTCCGCACCGTCGCCAGGGAGGTTCAGATCCATTCCCGGAAG ATGTTTGGAGCATTAACTTGGAAGGTGCTGCTGGACCCTGCTGCAGTTGTGTTGCTCGTgtctttccttttcttcctgcTGCTTGGAGTAGGCGTTCTGGTGCTTGGGGGGCTGTTACCTGTGCAGGAATCTCAAAGGGAAAGGATTGGTTTTGCACTCTTTGATACATGGGTATTGGGTGCCATGGGAATGTCTTGCTTTGTCATCATACCCAGTTTTGCACTAAAGATCTGGAGGAGCAAATAG